The Streptococcus sp. 29896 genome includes a region encoding these proteins:
- the gatD gene encoding lipid II isoglutaminyl synthase subunit GatD, with translation MVYTSLKSPEKDYAYDLHIAHLYGDLMNTYGDNGNILMLKYVAEKLGARVQVDIVSLADEFDKNFYDIAFFGGGQDYEQSILAKDLPTKKDSLADFIENDGVMLAICGGFQLLGQYYIEAGGRKIDGLGIMDHYTLNQTNNRYIGDIKIHNDEFNETYYGFENHQGRTFLADNQKPLGKVVYGNGNNKEDGGEGLHYKNTFGSYFHGPILSRNANLAYRLVTTALRKKYGQDIQLASYADILSKEVAEEYGDVKSKAEFEK, from the coding sequence ATGGTCTATACATCATTAAAAAGTCCTGAAAAAGACTACGCTTATGATCTCCACATCGCCCACCTCTACGGTGATTTGATGAATACCTACGGTGACAACGGCAATATCCTCATGCTCAAGTATGTGGCTGAAAAGCTCGGTGCTCGTGTTCAGGTGGACATCGTTTCACTGGCAGATGAATTTGATAAAAATTTCTACGACATCGCCTTTTTCGGCGGTGGACAGGACTATGAACAATCTATTCTTGCAAAAGATTTACCAACTAAAAAAGACAGCTTGGCAGACTTCATCGAAAACGACGGTGTCATGCTGGCTATCTGTGGTGGCTTCCAATTGCTCGGTCAATACTACATCGAAGCTGGCGGCCGCAAGATTGATGGACTGGGTATCATGGACCACTACACCCTTAACCAGACCAACAACCGCTACATCGGTGACATCAAAATTCACAATGATGAATTCAACGAAACCTACTATGGTTTTGAAAACCACCAAGGCCGTACCTTCCTAGCTGACAACCAAAAACCGCTGGGCAAGGTTGTCTATGGCAATGGCAACAATAAGGAAGACGGTGGCGAAGGCCTGCACTACAAAAACACCTTCGGCAGCTACTTCCACGGACCAATCCTGTCCCGCAATGCCAACCTAGCCTACCGCCTAGTCACAACTGCCCTCCGCAAAAAATACGGACAAGACATCCAACTTGCCAGCTACGCTGACATCCTCAGCAAAGAAGTCGCTGAAGAATACGGCGATGTGAAAAGCAAGGCAGAATTTGAGAAATAA
- a CDS encoding YbbR-like domain-containing protein, with translation MQDKVKKIGQLVLSAVIALVLFFNATTTNYKNSVSTVQSTESETYTHTLTNIPIEIKYDSEAYFISGFSSTVNVDLIGSNRVILQRESDESTRTFQVTADLTDLEPGTHSVPLQVSNLPTGVSASLNPSEMTLKIGKKVSKIFAVQGVIYSNQLADGYMASKVSVSVSAVKVTTDEDTMALIDHVEAVVTDAANLSSDFSATATIQAVDQQGNVLPVVLSESEAGVQATITKIK, from the coding sequence ATGCAGGATAAGGTGAAAAAAATTGGACAGTTGGTCCTATCGGCCGTTATTGCCCTGGTCTTGTTTTTTAATGCGACCACGACCAACTACAAAAATTCCGTTTCAACTGTTCAAAGTACAGAGTCAGAGACTTACACACATACACTGACCAATATTCCGATTGAAATCAAGTACGATAGTGAAGCCTATTTCATCTCAGGTTTTTCTTCGACGGTCAATGTGGACTTGATTGGCTCCAACCGTGTGATTTTACAGCGAGAGTCAGATGAATCAACCCGCACCTTCCAGGTGACAGCAGATTTGACTGATTTGGAGCCAGGGACCCATTCGGTTCCCTTGCAGGTTTCCAATCTTCCAACTGGCGTGAGTGCGAGCTTGAATCCATCTGAGATGACCTTGAAAATCGGTAAAAAAGTGAGCAAGATCTTTGCCGTTCAAGGAGTGATTTATAGCAATCAGCTTGCAGATGGTTACATGGCATCCAAGGTTTCAGTCAGTGTATCAGCCGTTAAGGTGACAACGGATGAAGATACCATGGCCTTGATTGACCATGTTGAAGCAGTTGTGACAGATGCAGCCAATCTGTCCAGTGATTTTAGTGCAACCGCAACGATTCAAGCGGTTGACCAACAAGGAAATGTATTGCCGGTGGTGCTTTCAGAAAGTGAAGCTGGTGTCCAAGCAACCATTACAAAAATCAAATAA
- the cdaA gene encoding diadenylate cyclase CdaA, with product MNISQLLDADYWSSLIASPWIAMLHLVDISLVVLLIYQLSKSLAGTKIMVLIRGVFLFLFAQIVASLLGLQTISWLMNQVITYGVIAAVVIFAPELRAILEKLGRTTQLFMGTSLSSEEVLVQSLLKSVAYMAPRKIGALIAIEGAQTIQEYASTGIGLHADISSELLINIFIPNTPLHDGAVIVRENKIAVACAYLPLSESAGISKEFGTRHRAAIGLSEVSDALVLIVSEETGSISIAQNGIFQHDLSKEELESLLRSKFILSPESSISWWQRLWRGK from the coding sequence CTGAATATCAGTCAATTATTAGATGCCGACTATTGGTCCAGTTTGATCGCTAGTCCTTGGATTGCCATGCTTCATCTGGTTGATATTAGTTTGGTTGTCCTGTTGATTTACCAATTGAGTAAGTCGCTGGCAGGTACCAAGATTATGGTACTGATTCGAGGAGTTTTTCTCTTCTTGTTCGCCCAAATTGTAGCGAGTTTGCTCGGTCTTCAAACGATTTCCTGGTTGATGAACCAGGTCATCACTTATGGGGTCATCGCAGCGGTTGTAATTTTTGCGCCGGAATTGCGAGCGATTTTAGAAAAACTTGGTCGGACGACTCAGTTATTTATGGGGACCAGTCTCAGTTCAGAAGAAGTTTTGGTCCAATCCCTGCTCAAATCCGTTGCCTATATGGCACCACGGAAAATCGGTGCCCTAATTGCTATAGAAGGAGCACAGACCATTCAAGAATACGCATCGACTGGAATTGGGCTACACGCAGATATTTCCAGTGAATTATTGATCAATATCTTTATTCCCAATACGCCCTTGCATGATGGTGCCGTAATTGTCAGGGAAAACAAGATAGCCGTAGCCTGTGCCTACCTGCCCCTATCAGAAAGTGCGGGGATTTCCAAAGAGTTTGGGACTCGTCACAGGGCTGCAATTGGCCTGTCAGAAGTATCGGATGCTCTTGTTTTGATTGTGTCAGAAGAAACAGGTAGTATCTCGATTGCCCAAAATGGCATTTTCCAGCACGATCTGTCTAAGGAAGAACTGGAGAGTCTCCTTCGTTCAAAATTCATTCTCAGCCCAGAATCCAGTATCAGCTGGTGGCAACGATTGTGGAGGGGAAAATAG
- a CDS encoding putative RNA methyltransferase: MTKHPRFSNSDQFFACPHCGQALGLDQSSLRCPNRHTFDIAKQGYVNLAPQVKQSANYHKSSFENRQAFLEAGYYDHLYEALEGKIAELGLRSVLDIGCGEGFYSRKLAEKMDLDILAFDISKDSILLAAKSDRTKSVKWFVGDLTKLPIQDKVIDGVLDVFSPANYQEFARVLKAGGVILKLVPGPNHLKELRHLAKDQLRKESYNNQDIVDHFRSYVGKVEQVLVSRTFPITAAHAQVLADMTPLFFQVDQSKLDLSQLTEITVEGVLLIGRI; the protein is encoded by the coding sequence ATGACCAAACACCCACGTTTTAGCAATAGCGACCAATTTTTCGCCTGTCCACATTGTGGGCAGGCTCTTGGTCTTGACCAGAGCAGTCTTCGCTGTCCCAACCGCCACACCTTCGACATCGCCAAGCAGGGCTACGTCAACCTGGCACCCCAAGTCAAGCAGTCCGCCAACTACCACAAGTCTAGCTTTGAAAACCGCCAGGCCTTTTTAGAGGCAGGCTATTACGACCATCTCTATGAAGCTTTGGAGGGGAAAATAGCAGAGCTGGGCTTGCGGTCAGTCTTGGACATCGGCTGTGGAGAGGGTTTTTATTCCCGTAAGTTAGCCGAGAAAATGGACTTGGACATTCTTGCTTTTGATATTTCCAAGGATTCCATCCTCTTGGCAGCCAAATCTGACAGGACCAAGTCGGTCAAATGGTTTGTCGGTGACTTGACCAAGTTACCTATTCAAGATAAGGTCATTGACGGTGTCTTGGACGTCTTTTCCCCAGCTAATTATCAGGAATTTGCCAGAGTGCTGAAAGCTGGTGGGGTTATTCTCAAACTGGTACCAGGTCCCAATCACCTCAAGGAGCTCCGCCATTTAGCCAAAGACCAACTCCGCAAGGAATCCTATAACAACCAGGATATCGTGGACCATTTCAGGTCTTACGTGGGGAAGGTGGAGCAGGTGCTGGTCAGCCGGACCTTTCCGATTACAGCCGCCCATGCTCAAGTCTTAGCAGACATGACGCCCCTCTTTTTCCAAGTGGACCAGTCCAAACTGGACTTGAGCCAGTTGACCGAGATTACGGTTGAGGGAGTGCTTTTGATTGGAAGGATATAA
- a CDS encoding ABC-F family ATP-binding cassette domain-containing protein, whose translation MIILSGNKIERSFAGEVLFNNINIQVDERDRIALVGKNGAGKSTLLKILVGEEAATSGDISTKRDLSLSYLAQDSRFESANTIYDEMLHVFDDLRMTEKRLRSMEEQMGSLSGSELDQLMKTYDSLSEEFRLAGGFNYEADIRAILNGFKFDHTMWDMKISELSGGQNTRLALAKMLLESPELLVLDEPTNHLDIETIAWLENYLVHYKGALIIVSHDRYFLDKVATLTLDLTKHSLDRYVGNYSQFVELKEQKLQTELQNYEKQQKEIAKLEDFVQKNIVRASTTKRAQARRKQLEKMERLDKPTTGQKSANMTFQSDKTSGNIVLTVENAAVGYDGDILSQPISIDQRKLDAIAIVGPNGIGKTTLLKSIIGALPFIKGEAKLGANVEVGYYDQTQSALTPSNTVLEELWSAFPTTPEVEIRNRLGAFLFSGDDVKKSVSMLSGGEKARLLLAKLSMENNNFLILDEPTNHLDIDSKEVLENALIDFDGTLLFVSHDRYFINRVATKVLEISETGSTLYLGDYDYYLEKKAEQETEFQPDQLESTSQSAGAMDYQAQKENQKEQRKLVRRIEQIEAEIETIENRLSELNQAMLETNDIGQLTDYQKEIDQLTAQQENLMEEWEALSEQIG comes from the coding sequence ATGATTATTCTAAGTGGAAACAAGATTGAACGCTCTTTTGCGGGCGAAGTATTATTTAACAATATCAACATTCAAGTCGATGAACGGGATCGGATTGCCCTTGTCGGAAAAAATGGCGCAGGCAAGTCCACCTTGCTAAAAATCCTTGTCGGAGAAGAAGCAGCGACCAGCGGTGACATTTCAACCAAGCGTGATTTGTCCCTTTCTTACCTGGCACAGGACAGCCGTTTTGAGTCGGCAAATACTATCTACGATGAAATGCTTCATGTTTTTGACGATCTGCGGATGACGGAGAAACGCCTGCGGTCTATGGAAGAGCAAATGGGCAGTTTGTCTGGTAGTGAACTTGACCAGCTGATGAAAACATATGATAGTCTGTCGGAGGAATTTCGTCTGGCAGGTGGCTTTAACTATGAGGCGGATATCCGTGCTATTTTGAATGGTTTCAAGTTTGACCATACCATGTGGGACATGAAGATTTCCGAACTCTCAGGTGGTCAAAATACTCGACTTGCTCTGGCAAAAATGCTTCTTGAAAGCCCAGAACTCTTGGTCCTGGACGAGCCAACCAACCACCTGGACATTGAAACCATTGCTTGGTTGGAAAACTACCTAGTGCATTACAAGGGAGCCTTGATTATCGTCAGCCATGACCGCTATTTCTTGGACAAGGTGGCGACACTGACACTGGACTTGACCAAGCATTCCTTGGATCGCTATGTGGGCAATTATTCTCAGTTTGTTGAGCTGAAGGAGCAGAAGTTGCAGACTGAGTTGCAGAACTATGAAAAGCAGCAGAAGGAAATTGCCAAGTTAGAAGATTTTGTCCAGAAAAATATCGTCCGTGCTTCGACCACCAAGCGTGCTCAGGCTAGACGCAAGCAGTTGGAAAAGATGGAGCGACTGGACAAGCCAACAACTGGTCAGAAGTCGGCCAACATGACCTTCCAGTCGGACAAGACTTCTGGCAATATCGTCTTGACAGTGGAAAATGCTGCGGTTGGTTACGATGGAGATATCCTTTCTCAGCCCATTTCTATTGACCAACGGAAACTCGATGCCATTGCCATTGTCGGTCCGAATGGAATCGGAAAAACAACCCTGCTCAAATCCATCATCGGAGCTCTGCCATTTATCAAAGGGGAAGCCAAGCTAGGAGCCAATGTGGAAGTGGGCTACTACGATCAGACCCAGTCGGCCCTGACGCCTTCCAACACGGTCTTGGAGGAGCTCTGGTCCGCCTTTCCAACCACGCCTGAAGTGGAAATCCGCAACCGCCTTGGAGCTTTTCTCTTCTCAGGTGACGATGTCAAAAAGTCTGTCTCTATGCTATCGGGTGGGGAAAAAGCCCGCCTGCTCCTCGCCAAGCTGTCTATGGAAAATAACAACTTCCTCATCCTCGACGAGCCGACCAACCACCTGGACATCGACAGCAAGGAAGTGCTGGAAAATGCCCTCATCGACTTTGACGGCACCCTGCTTTTTGTCAGCCACGACCGCTATTTCATCAACCGCGTCGCCACCAAGGTCCTGGAAATCTCGGAAACAGGCTCCACGCTCTACTTGGGCGACTATGATTATTATCTGGAGAAAAAGGCAGAGCAGGAAACAGAATTCCAGCCTGACCAGCTAGAAAGTACCAGCCAATCAGCCGGAGCCATGGACTACCAAGCCCAAAAGGAAAACCAAAAAGAGCAACGCAAACTGGTTCGCCGCATCGAGCAAATCGAGGCAGAAATCGAGACCATCGAAAACCGCCTGAGCGAGCTCAACCAAGCCATGCTAGAAACCAATGATATCGGACAGCTGACCGATTACCAGAAAGAAATCGATCAATTGACTGCCCAACAAGAAAACCTCATGGAAGAATGGGAAGCATTATCCGAGCAGATAGGTTAG
- a CDS encoding alpha/beta hydrolase: MAIMRIEYHSEVLDMSRQVNVLYPDRNRVENPEDTDIPVLYLLHGMGGNQDSWLNRSTIERLVRYTNLIVVMVNTDKGWYSNTTYGMNYYDAIAEELPQVLKRFFPNMSSKREKNFIAGLSMGGYGAFKIALSTNRFSYAASLSGALYFDFDNPASAELGSPAYWQGVFGDLSNGATNPNSLQNIAKLSDKKTKLYAWCGEEDFLFEGHQLAVADLTEAGFDLEASHGPGKHEWYYWNQQIEKVLAWLPIDFELEERLS; the protein is encoded by the coding sequence ATGGCAATTATGCGTATCGAATACCATTCAGAAGTTTTGGACATGAGCCGCCAGGTCAATGTCCTCTATCCTGATCGTAACCGTGTCGAAAATCCAGAGGATACTGACATTCCTGTTCTCTATCTTTTGCATGGGATGGGAGGCAATCAAGATTCCTGGCTCAATCGCTCAACCATAGAACGATTGGTACGCTATACCAATCTCATCGTTGTCATGGTTAATACGGACAAGGGCTGGTACTCCAATACGACCTATGGCATGAATTATTATGATGCCATTGCAGAGGAGTTGCCGCAGGTTCTCAAACGATTCTTCCCCAATATGTCCAGCAAGCGGGAGAAGAATTTTATCGCAGGCTTGTCTATGGGAGGTTATGGGGCCTTTAAAATTGCCCTTTCGACCAATCGTTTTTCCTATGCCGCTTCCTTGTCTGGCGCCCTCTACTTTGACTTTGACAATCCTGCATCGGCTGAACTGGGGAGTCCTGCTTATTGGCAGGGCGTCTTCGGAGATTTGTCTAATGGAGCGACTAATCCAAATAGTCTGCAAAATATTGCCAAATTGTCTGATAAGAAAACCAAGCTCTATGCCTGGTGTGGTGAGGAAGATTTTCTTTTTGAAGGTCACCAACTGGCAGTCGCAGATTTGACCGAGGCGGGCTTTGACCTGGAAGCCAGTCATGGGCCAGGCAAGCATGAATGGTATTACTGGAATCAGCAGATTGAAAAGGTCTTGGCCTGGTTGCCAATTGATTTTGAATTGGAAGAAAGATTGTCCTGA
- the murT gene encoding lipid II isoglutaminyl synthase subunit MurT has product MKINTLLGIAAGKSSQFVLNKLGRGTTLPGKIALKFDKHILDSLAKDYEVVVVTGTNGKTLTTALTVGILQEAFGEITTNTSGANMITGITATFLSAKKNKNGKKIAVLEIDEASLARVTDFIKPSLIVFTNIFRDQMDRYGEIYTTYQMILDGAAKAPQATILANGDSPLFNSTSIINPVKYYGFAAEEHEPRLAHYNTEGVLCPHCHQIIQYKLNTYANLGSYICNNCGFSRPELDYKLTELKEITNTSSTFAIDGQDYKINIGGLYNIYNALAAVSVAEFFGVSPEKIKAGFDKSKAVFGRQETFKLGDKDCTLVLIKNPVGATQAIEMMKLAPYDFSLSVLLNANYADGIDTSWIWDADFEQITQMDIPQVFAGGVRSSEIARRLRVTGYPEDQITETPKLEDIMTLIEQSSSQHAYILATYTAMLEFRDLLAQRQAVGKEMK; this is encoded by the coding sequence ATGAAAATAAATACTTTATTAGGAATAGCAGCAGGAAAATCCAGTCAGTTTGTCCTCAACAAACTAGGACGTGGTACTACCCTGCCTGGAAAAATTGCCCTCAAATTCGATAAACATATTTTAGATAGTTTGGCTAAGGATTATGAAGTCGTTGTTGTGACAGGTACTAACGGTAAGACTCTGACCACCGCCCTGACAGTTGGCATCCTCCAAGAAGCCTTTGGCGAAATTACGACCAATACCAGCGGCGCCAATATGATTACAGGAATTACGGCTACCTTCCTATCTGCCAAGAAAAATAAAAATGGCAAGAAGATTGCCGTCTTGGAGATTGATGAGGCCAGCCTGGCCCGTGTGACCGACTTTATCAAGCCTAGCCTGATTGTCTTCACCAATATCTTCCGCGACCAAATGGACCGTTACGGCGAGATTTATACCACCTACCAGATGATTTTAGACGGGGCTGCCAAGGCACCTCAGGCGACCATTTTGGCTAACGGTGACAGCCCACTTTTCAACTCGACGAGCATTATCAATCCAGTTAAGTACTACGGTTTTGCGGCGGAAGAGCATGAGCCACGCCTTGCTCATTACAATACCGAAGGCGTTCTCTGCCCACATTGCCACCAGATTATCCAGTACAAGCTCAATACCTACGCTAACTTGGGTAGCTATATCTGTAACAACTGTGGCTTTAGCCGACCTGAGCTGGACTACAAGTTAACAGAGTTGAAGGAAATTACTAATACTTCTTCTACCTTTGCCATTGACGGTCAGGATTACAAAATCAACATCGGTGGGCTTTACAATATCTACAATGCCCTAGCAGCTGTCAGCGTGGCAGAATTTTTCGGCGTATCTCCTGAGAAAATCAAGGCTGGTTTTGACAAGTCTAAGGCAGTATTTGGTCGCCAAGAAACCTTTAAGTTGGGCGATAAAGATTGTACTCTGGTCTTGATTAAAAACCCTGTCGGTGCAACCCAGGCCATTGAAATGATGAAACTGGCTCCTTACGATTTTAGCCTGTCCGTCCTTCTCAATGCCAACTACGCTGATGGAATTGATACCAGCTGGATTTGGGACGCCGACTTTGAACAAATCACTCAAATGGACATTCCACAAGTCTTTGCAGGCGGTGTTCGCTCGTCTGAAATTGCCCGTCGCCTCCGTGTGACTGGCTATCCAGAGGACCAGATTACTGAAACACCAAAACTGGAAGACATCATGACCTTGATTGAGCAGTCCAGCAGTCAGCATGCCTATATCCTCGCAACCTATACGGCTATGCTGGAATTCCGTGACTTACTGGCTCAACGCCAAGCTGTTGGAAAGGAGATGAAATAA
- a CDS encoding ribonuclease J — translation MSDIKIMALGGVRENGKNLYIAEVKNSIFILDAGAKYPENEQLGVDVIVPNFDYLVENKDRVAGVFLSHGHADAIGALPYLLENVKVPVFGSHLTIELAKLVVKTNNATKKFKDFHIINADTEIDFGDSVVSFFKTTHSIPESLGIVIKTDEGNIVYTGDFKFDQAADPFYQTDFGRLAEIGREGVLALLSDSANADSNVQVASGHEVGEEILNTIADWDGRVIVAAVASNIIRIQQIFDAAEVTGRRVVLTGHDVENIVRTAIQLKKLRLVSEKLLVKPKDMGKYEDHELIILETGRMGEPLNGLRKMSIGRHRYVEIKDGDLVYIVTTPSISKEAVVARVENMIYQAGGIVKSITKNLRVSGHGNARDLQLMLNILKPKYLFPVQGEYRQLDAHAKAALEIGMYPENIIIVKRGDVMAFEEGDFVHSGSVPAGDVMIDGNAIGDVGNIVLRDRKILSEDGIFIVALTVNRREKKIISKAKVNTRGFVYVKKSKDILRESADLVNTTVENYFTKDNFDWAELKAAVRDDLAKYLFDQTKRRPAILPVIMEVR, via the coding sequence ATGAGTGATATAAAAATTATGGCTTTGGGTGGTGTGAGGGAAAACGGAAAAAACCTCTACATCGCTGAAGTAAAAAATAGCATCTTTATCTTAGATGCAGGTGCTAAGTACCCTGAAAATGAGCAGCTGGGTGTGGATGTAATTGTCCCAAACTTTGACTACCTAGTGGAAAACAAGGACCGAGTAGCGGGTGTCTTCTTGTCCCATGGACATGCGGATGCGATTGGCGCACTTCCTTATTTGCTGGAAAATGTGAAAGTGCCTGTCTTCGGTTCTCATTTAACCATCGAATTGGCCAAATTAGTGGTTAAAACCAACAATGCGACTAAGAAATTTAAAGATTTCCATATTATTAACGCTGACACAGAAATCGATTTTGGAGATTCTGTCGTGTCCTTCTTTAAGACCACTCACTCCATCCCTGAAAGTCTGGGAATCGTGATTAAAACGGACGAAGGCAACATCGTCTATACTGGTGATTTCAAGTTTGACCAGGCTGCTGATCCATTTTATCAGACGGATTTTGGACGTTTGGCTGAAATTGGTCGAGAGGGAGTGCTGGCGCTTCTGTCAGACTCTGCCAATGCGGATTCTAATGTGCAGGTTGCTAGCGGTCATGAAGTTGGCGAAGAGATTCTCAATACGATTGCTGATTGGGACGGTCGCGTCATCGTTGCGGCAGTAGCCAGCAACATCATCCGTATCCAACAGATTTTTGACGCAGCAGAAGTGACAGGCCGTCGCGTAGTCTTGACTGGTCACGATGTGGAAAATATCGTCCGTACGGCTATTCAACTCAAGAAGCTCCGCTTGGTCAGCGAAAAACTCTTGGTCAAACCTAAGGACATGGGCAAGTACGAGGACCATGAGCTGATTATTCTGGAAACGGGTCGTATGGGGGAGCCGCTCAATGGCTTGCGGAAGATGTCGATTGGCCGTCACCGCTATGTTGAGATCAAGGATGGCGATTTGGTCTATATCGTAACGACGCCAAGTATCTCCAAGGAAGCTGTGGTAGCGCGTGTGGAAAACATGATCTATCAGGCGGGCGGTATCGTCAAGTCCATCACGAAAAACCTGCGTGTGTCAGGACACGGGAATGCGCGTGATCTGCAACTCATGCTCAATATCCTCAAGCCCAAATACCTCTTCCCTGTCCAAGGGGAGTACCGTCAGCTAGATGCTCATGCTAAAGCTGCGCTTGAGATTGGTATGTACCCAGAGAATATCATCATCGTCAAACGTGGGGATGTCATGGCTTTTGAAGAAGGAGACTTTGTCCACAGCGGATCCGTTCCAGCGGGCGATGTCATGATCGATGGAAATGCGATTGGTGATGTGGGCAATATCGTCTTGCGCGACCGGAAGATTTTATCAGAGGATGGTATTTTCATCGTGGCTTTGACGGTCAATCGTCGTGAGAAGAAGATTATTTCCAAGGCTAAGGTCAATACCAGAGGCTTTGTCTATGTGAAGAAAAGCAAGGATATCTTGCGTGAATCTGCTGATTTGGTCAATACTACCGTGGAAAATTATTTTACCAAGGATAACTTTGATTGGGCAGAATTGAAAGCGGCTGTCCGTGATGACCTGGCCAAATATCTCTTCGACCAAACCAAACGTCGTCCAGCTATCCTTCCGGTTATCATGGAAGTGCGGTAG
- a CDS encoding M57 family metalloprotease — translation MPLIKGIVRFIWTTIWSFIWLTIVVGLCLVGLLFYVEGQAAPQVLQSIVVQAKEVVTGQVAIDLSSGLDTITHLATDQVNESASSRWETNAATVYIDTTDPTFVEAYQTAIANWNATGAFTFTLVDNASQADIIATEMNDSTSRAAGEAESTTNLLTNYFDSVTVKLNAYYLYNSEYAYDFDRIVHTAEHELGHAIGLSHDDSQESVMESAGSYHGIQETDIQAVLTLYGLN, via the coding sequence ATGCCTTTGATAAAAGGAATTGTTCGATTTATTTGGACCACGATTTGGTCGTTTATTTGGTTAACTATTGTGGTGGGTCTATGCCTTGTCGGACTCTTGTTTTATGTAGAGGGTCAGGCAGCACCTCAAGTACTTCAAAGTATTGTGGTTCAAGCCAAGGAAGTTGTGACAGGTCAGGTTGCAATCGATTTGTCATCTGGTTTAGATACCATTACTCATTTGGCGACAGATCAGGTCAATGAATCGGCTTCTAGCCGTTGGGAAACCAATGCAGCTACGGTCTATATCGACACGACTGATCCGACTTTTGTGGAGGCTTATCAAACAGCCATTGCCAACTGGAATGCCACAGGTGCCTTTACATTTACCTTGGTTGATAATGCCAGCCAGGCGGATATTATTGCGACAGAGATGAACGATTCAACCAGTCGTGCTGCTGGGGAAGCAGAATCAACGACCAATTTATTAACGAATTATTTTGATTCAGTCACAGTAAAATTAAATGCTTATTATCTCTACAATTCAGAATATGCTTATGATTTTGACCGAATCGTCCACACGGCAGAGCACGAGTTGGGGCACGCCATTGGCCTGTCACACGATGATAGCCAAGAATCGGTCATGGAATCTGCAGGATCCTATCACGGTATTCAGGAAACAGATATCCAAGCAGTATTAACACTTTACGGATTAAATTAG
- a CDS encoding DUF3955 domain-containing protein codes for MNFGQQIKDLRKKKALTQEQFALKLNVTRQAVSNWENDKNLPDLELLILMSSVFSISLDQLILGGTDMNNMTEKLVKDGREGRRTQMHLTITIIGSFLMALGLVCFVIKANSVEYIDAEGILHENFYLIPVGYLLVFTGAIATLLSGLALHHFRKENT; via the coding sequence ATGAACTTTGGACAGCAAATCAAAGACTTACGAAAAAAGAAAGCTTTGACCCAAGAGCAGTTTGCCCTCAAACTCAATGTGACTCGGCAGGCCGTTTCCAACTGGGAAAATGACAAAAACCTACCCGACTTGGAACTCTTGATTCTCATGTCCTCTGTCTTTTCGATCTCCTTAGATCAACTTATCTTAGGAGGAACTGACATGAACAACATGACAGAAAAACTAGTCAAGGACGGTCGCGAAGGCCGCCGTACCCAGATGCACCTGACCATTACCATTATCGGAAGCTTTCTCATGGCTTTAGGCCTTGTCTGCTTTGTCATCAAGGCAAACTCGGTCGAGTATATTGATGCCGAAGGCATTCTGCATGAAAATTTTTACCTCATTCCAGTCGGCTACTTGCTGGTCTTTACAGGAGCCATTGCCACGCTCCTATCAGGACTAGCCCTGCACCACTTTAGAAAAGAAAATACTTAA